In Pectobacterium aroidearum, the following are encoded in one genomic region:
- the rffA gene encoding dTDP-4-amino-4,6-dideoxygalactose transaminase: MIPFNAPPVVGTELDYMQAAMSSGKLCGDGGFTRRCQQWLEHYSGSKKVLLTPSCTASLEMAAILLDVKPGDEVIMPSYTFVSTANAFVLRGAKIVFVDIRPDTMNIDETKIEAAITEKTRIIVPVHYAGVACEMDAIMALAKKYDLYVVEDAAQGVMSSYKGRVLGSIGHIGCFSFHETKNYTSGGEGGATLINDARLVDRAEIIREKGTNRSQFFRGQVDKYTWRDIGSSYLMADIQAAYLWAQLEAARPINERRLKLWQNYYAAFKSLADAGRITLPTVPANGIHNAHMFYIKLRDQDDRSAFINYMKEAEIMTVFHYIPLHSCPAGLNFGHFSGEDRYTTQESERLVRLPLFYNLSDVNQRTVINTILSFFS, from the coding sequence ATGATTCCATTTAATGCGCCACCGGTTGTCGGTACGGAACTGGATTATATGCAAGCTGCCATGAGCAGCGGTAAATTGTGCGGTGATGGTGGGTTCACCCGCCGTTGTCAGCAGTGGCTGGAACATTATTCCGGCAGTAAAAAAGTCCTGCTCACGCCTTCCTGTACGGCTTCGCTAGAGATGGCCGCTATCCTGCTGGATGTGAAGCCCGGCGATGAAGTGATCATGCCGAGCTATACCTTTGTTTCCACCGCTAACGCCTTTGTGCTGCGCGGTGCGAAGATCGTGTTTGTTGATATCCGTCCGGATACTATGAACATTGACGAAACGAAAATCGAAGCGGCAATTACGGAAAAAACGCGCATTATCGTGCCGGTTCACTACGCAGGCGTGGCCTGCGAGATGGACGCGATTATGGCGCTGGCGAAGAAATACGATTTATATGTCGTGGAAGATGCCGCACAGGGCGTGATGTCCAGCTACAAAGGCCGTGTTCTGGGTTCCATTGGTCACATTGGCTGCTTCAGCTTTCACGAAACCAAGAACTACACCTCAGGCGGTGAGGGCGGTGCCACGCTGATTAATGACGCCAGACTGGTGGATCGCGCGGAAATCATCCGTGAAAAAGGCACTAACCGTAGCCAGTTTTTCCGTGGACAGGTGGATAAATACACGTGGCGTGATATCGGTTCAAGCTATCTGATGGCGGATATTCAGGCTGCCTATCTCTGGGCACAGCTGGAAGCCGCGCGGCCGATCAACGAGCGTCGCCTTAAACTGTGGCAGAACTACTACGCGGCCTTCAAATCTCTGGCCGATGCCGGGCGTATTACGTTGCCAACCGTGCCTGCCAATGGCATTCACAACGCGCACATGTTTTATATCAAACTGCGCGATCAGGACGACCGCAGCGCGTTTATCAATTACATGAAAGAAGCCGAAATCATGACGGTCTTTCATTATATCCCGCTGCACAGTTGCCCAGCTGGTTTGAATTTTGGTCATTTCTCCGGTGAAGATCGCTATACCACGCAGGAAAGTGAACGGCTGGTGCGTTTACCACTGTTCTATAACCTGTCGGACGTTAATCAGCGGACCGTCATCAATACCATTCTGAGCTTCTTCTCCTGA
- the wecD gene encoding dTDP-4-amino-4,6-dideoxy-D-galactose acyltransferase produces MTHPVAVGQGEIRATVEPLGWESEFFQLNSGKLSFSPAAPALTPDVLSAFTLTQAKIAADNLVLADALADLGFRLVEGEVDLSLSLQRATVVTPLPRWREAVPDDIPALRNAASRVFALSRFRSPWYQPEDSGRFYAQWIENAVRGTFDHCCLLAEDTAGNPQGWVTLRRVDDTDARIGLLGVWPGVTVRGVGSQLMALAETWCRQQGLIRLRVATQVGNVAALRLYLRRGATIESTAYWLYR; encoded by the coding sequence ATGACCCATCCGGTAGCAGTAGGACAGGGAGAGATTCGCGCCACGGTTGAACCGCTGGGCTGGGAGAGTGAATTCTTCCAGCTTAACAGCGGTAAACTGAGTTTTTCCCCTGCTGCGCCCGCGTTGACGCCTGATGTGCTGAGCGCATTTACGCTGACGCAGGCCAAAATTGCGGCGGACAATCTGGTGTTGGCGGATGCACTTGCCGATCTTGGTTTTCGACTGGTAGAAGGCGAGGTTGATCTCAGTCTCTCGCTGCAACGGGCTACCGTGGTTACGCCGCTACCGCGCTGGCGTGAAGCCGTGCCCGACGATATCCCAGCGCTGAGGAACGCGGCATCACGTGTTTTTGCGCTGAGCCGTTTTCGTTCTCCGTGGTACCAGCCGGAGGATAGCGGGCGTTTCTATGCGCAGTGGATTGAAAATGCCGTGCGCGGTACGTTCGACCACTGCTGTTTACTGGCGGAAGATACCGCTGGCAATCCACAAGGATGGGTCACGCTACGCAGAGTGGATGACACGGATGCACGTATCGGACTACTGGGCGTTTGGCCTGGCGTTACGGTACGGGGCGTCGGTTCACAACTGATGGCGCTGGCGGAAACGTGGTGCCGACAACAAGGATTGATTCGTCTTCGGGTCGCGACGCAGGTTGGCAACGTGGCGGCGCTTCGTCTTTATCTTCGCCGTGGTGCCACGATTGAGAGCACGGCGTATTGGTTATACAGGTGA